One Corynebacterium yudongzhengii DNA window includes the following coding sequences:
- a CDS encoding acyl-CoA dehydrogenase family protein, which yields MSAPTSPTTPEFSGIPLDRRTDYYRVFADTAGADLEWWQKARDFCAQARPHVNKAWEQADYHIASLEDAARHGLVRDAIDIDGEPAMSVRANRLIQMELARWDASTATAVGVQASLAMQSINAFGTEPQKAKYLAPMSRMDIRGAFALTEPNHGSDSIALETSAVPAGDGWVLNGEKRWIGQGSVGHITVVYARRDDGQVGAFLVDQDAPGYEAETITGKASLRGVPQAHITLDDVHVPEQNRLPGCRSFRDTAKVLMGTRIGVAWSAFGIGVDCYEKAVAYASQREQFGRPLVQNQIIQQRLSDMLMDLTAMALYCRRLLELEESGAMTETQAALAKVHNTRAARRVAANARDLLGGNGILLEHDVIRHFTDIETLHTYEGTDTMQSLIVGKSITGVGAFTS from the coding sequence ATGTCTGCTCCCACTAGCCCCACCACCCCGGAGTTCTCCGGGATCCCGCTCGATAGGCGCACTGACTACTACCGCGTTTTCGCTGACACAGCTGGCGCGGATCTCGAGTGGTGGCAGAAAGCCCGCGACTTCTGCGCGCAGGCCCGCCCGCACGTCAATAAGGCCTGGGAGCAGGCCGATTACCACATCGCCAGCCTCGAAGACGCCGCCCGCCACGGGCTTGTCCGCGACGCGATCGACATCGACGGCGAGCCCGCCATGTCCGTGCGCGCGAACCGCCTGATCCAGATGGAACTGGCGCGCTGGGACGCCTCCACCGCCACCGCCGTGGGCGTGCAGGCCAGCCTGGCTATGCAGTCCATCAACGCTTTTGGCACCGAGCCGCAGAAGGCGAAGTACCTCGCGCCGATGTCGCGGATGGACATCCGCGGCGCCTTCGCCCTGACCGAGCCGAACCACGGCTCCGATTCCATCGCCTTAGAGACCTCCGCGGTACCCGCCGGCGATGGCTGGGTCTTAAACGGCGAGAAGCGCTGGATCGGCCAGGGCTCGGTCGGGCATATCACGGTGGTCTACGCCCGGCGTGACGACGGCCAGGTCGGCGCCTTCCTCGTCGACCAGGACGCGCCGGGGTATGAGGCGGAGACCATCACCGGCAAGGCGTCGCTGCGCGGGGTGCCGCAGGCCCACATCACGCTTGACGACGTCCACGTCCCCGAGCAAAACCGCCTCCCCGGATGCCGCTCTTTCCGCGACACGGCGAAAGTCCTCATGGGCACCCGCATCGGGGTGGCGTGGAGCGCCTTCGGCATCGGCGTCGACTGCTACGAGAAGGCCGTGGCCTATGCCTCGCAGCGCGAGCAGTTCGGCCGGCCGCTGGTGCAGAATCAGATCATCCAGCAACGGCTCTCCGACATGCTCATGGATCTGACCGCGATGGCGCTGTATTGCCGGCGGCTTCTGGAGTTGGAGGAATCCGGCGCGATGACCGAGACGCAGGCCGCACTGGCGAAGGTCCACAACACCCGCGCCGCCCGGCGCGTGGCGGCCAACGCCCGCGACTTGCTCGGAGGCAACGGCATCCTGCTCGAGCACGACGTCATCCGCCACTTCACAGACATCGAGACCCTCCACACCTACGAGGGCACCGACACCATGCAATCGCTCATCGTGGGCAAGTCCATCACCGGCGTCGGCGCTTTCACCAGCTAA
- the nadD gene encoding nicotinate-nucleotide adenylyltransferase — translation MSRRIGIMGGTFDPIHHGHLVAASEVADRFALEKVVFVPTGQPWQKAERSVTPAEHRYLMTVIATASNPRFHVSRVDIDREGPTYTVDTLEDLRAQHPDAELFFITGADALGSILSWRDWESMFDLATFVGVTRPGYELSEKMLPPEKQQRVELIDVPAMAISSTDCRERAATGRPVWYLVPDGVVQYITKNGLYADRHSAN, via the coding sequence GTGAGCCGACGCATCGGGATCATGGGCGGCACGTTCGATCCCATCCACCACGGCCACCTCGTCGCCGCCAGCGAGGTCGCCGACCGCTTCGCGCTCGAGAAGGTCGTCTTCGTGCCCACCGGCCAGCCGTGGCAGAAGGCGGAGCGCTCCGTCACCCCGGCGGAGCACCGCTACCTCATGACGGTGATCGCCACCGCCTCGAACCCGCGCTTCCACGTCTCCCGCGTAGACATCGACCGCGAGGGCCCGACCTATACCGTCGATACCCTCGAGGATCTGCGGGCCCAGCACCCGGATGCCGAGCTCTTTTTCATCACCGGCGCCGACGCCTTGGGCTCGATTCTCTCCTGGCGGGACTGGGAGTCGATGTTCGACCTAGCGACCTTCGTCGGGGTGACCCGCCCCGGCTACGAGCTCAGCGAGAAGATGCTGCCGCCGGAAAAGCAGCAGCGCGTCGAGCTTATCGACGTCCCCGCCATGGCGATTTCCTCCACCGACTGCCGCGAGCGCGCTGCCACGGGGCGCCCCGTGTGGTATCTCGTGCCGGATGGGGTGGTGCAATACATCACCAAGAACGGGCTCTACGCGGATCGGCACAGCGCGAACTAG
- a CDS encoding AMP-binding protein, giving the protein MSYSSPYSDIEIPHHDVFTHLFGDLTEEEANSPALTELTTDDTITYGELKKLAESFAGALAARGIGKGDVVTLQIPNSINYAIALLGIVRAGATVSPLGVLMNQADVDKLLELSGAKYYVGITDIENMPQIWSGEVRTLAQGNHPAPEVEISADDVMAIPFSSGTTGLPKGVMLPHNAIVANIEQTKFMHAQSGITEPIRVLSPLPFTHIYGMTTLLLTQLSARNHVFTLPKFDLATFLEAHPKHQINFTFVAPPMVVALAKHPSVTPEAFASTEYILSGAAPLDNDLARTVEKKLDITMLQGYGMTETSPVTHVGVRGKAEPGSIGFAAPNTQFKFLELESETEVPAGEVGELTVKGPQVMLGYLNNEEATNEVMVSDGWMRTGDIGRLADNGTTYIVDRAKEVIKYKGYQVAPAELEALLLTHPDVADVGVVGVDRDGLEIPHAFVVRAEGSDISAEEIIDWVATRVTPYKKVRAVDFIEQIPKNPSGKIERRKLRDLPSQS; this is encoded by the coding sequence ATGTCCTACTCCAGCCCTTACTCCGACATCGAGATCCCCCACCACGACGTGTTCACCCACCTCTTCGGCGACCTCACCGAAGAGGAGGCCAACAGCCCGGCGCTGACCGAGCTGACCACCGACGACACCATCACCTACGGCGAGCTCAAGAAACTCGCGGAGTCCTTCGCCGGCGCGCTGGCCGCCCGCGGGATCGGCAAGGGTGATGTGGTCACCCTGCAGATCCCCAACAGCATCAACTACGCCATCGCCCTGCTCGGCATCGTGCGCGCCGGCGCGACGGTGTCCCCGCTCGGCGTGCTGATGAACCAGGCGGACGTCGATAAGCTGCTCGAGCTCTCCGGAGCGAAGTACTACGTGGGCATTACCGACATCGAGAACATGCCGCAGATCTGGAGCGGTGAGGTCCGCACGCTCGCCCAGGGCAACCACCCGGCGCCTGAGGTGGAGATCTCGGCGGACGACGTCATGGCCATCCCCTTTTCGTCCGGCACGACCGGCCTGCCGAAGGGCGTGATGCTGCCCCACAACGCCATCGTGGCCAACATTGAGCAGACCAAGTTCATGCATGCGCAAAGCGGCATCACCGAGCCCATCCGCGTCTTAAGCCCGCTGCCTTTCACCCACATCTACGGCATGACCACGCTGCTTCTCACCCAGTTGAGCGCCCGGAACCACGTGTTCACCCTGCCGAAGTTCGACCTCGCGACCTTCCTCGAGGCGCACCCGAAGCATCAGATCAACTTCACCTTCGTCGCCCCGCCGATGGTGGTGGCCTTGGCGAAGCACCCGTCCGTCACGCCGGAGGCCTTCGCCTCGACCGAATACATCCTCTCCGGTGCGGCGCCGCTGGATAATGACTTGGCGCGCACCGTCGAGAAGAAACTCGATATCACCATGCTGCAGGGCTACGGCATGACGGAGACCTCCCCGGTGACGCACGTCGGCGTGCGTGGGAAGGCCGAACCCGGCTCGATCGGCTTCGCCGCACCGAACACCCAGTTCAAATTCTTAGAGCTCGAAAGCGAGACCGAGGTGCCCGCGGGTGAGGTCGGCGAGCTGACCGTCAAGGGCCCGCAGGTCATGCTCGGCTACCTCAACAACGAGGAGGCGACCAACGAGGTCATGGTCAGCGACGGGTGGATGCGCACCGGCGACATCGGGCGGCTTGCCGACAACGGCACCACCTACATCGTCGACCGCGCCAAAGAGGTGATCAAGTACAAGGGGTACCAGGTCGCGCCCGCGGAGCTCGAGGCGCTGCTGCTCACCCACCCGGACGTCGCCGACGTGGGCGTCGTCGGCGTGGACCGCGACGGCCTGGAGATCCCGCACGCCTTTGTGGTCCGCGCGGAGGGCTCCGATATTTCCGCCGAGGAGATCATTGACTGGGTGGCCACGCGCGTGACCCCGTATAAGAAGGTCCGCGCCGTCGACTTCATCGAGCAGATCCCCAAGAACCCGAGCGGCAAGATCGAGCGCCGCAAGCTGCGCGATCTCCCTTCCCAGTCCTAG
- a CDS encoding 3-hydroxyacyl-CoA dehydrogenase/enoyl-CoA hydratase family protein, with protein MSSTITTAAVLGAGSMGAGIAALLASGGIKVHLLDLPADGDDRDARARKGIETQIKRRGFTRPEYAERVIPGNTEDHLERLAEADWIVEAVFEDIDVKRETYAKVDAHRRPGTPVTSNTSTIPLDTLLQQASEKFKADFAITHFFNPPRVMRLVEFVEGPDTRDEVKQKLRQTIERDLGKVVVDCRDTPGFIANRIGSFWMGVGAQVAFDQGIAPEQADTAFGKPFGVPRTGIFGLFDYIGLQVAPHIWHSLLEALPADDAMQDYGVTDTPQFQELLDKGYTGRTADSGFYRGRDEVYDFSAGDYRPKQSYEVPKDPKELMASGTPEGDYAREVFRTTLKYCCDTATEIAATVDQIDAAMELGYGWKKGPFALADAIGLDDVAALYDSPPELLEAARTAGGFYPDGQVLGSAGTPQTPVEREGVVRVAELVDGAEIIAQNEDATVYRLDDGVGVFVYTTPMNSSTDEVTELFGQAGDWELKALVIANDEARAFSAGANLPKLAEISGPDGDEAERKATIRRGIDGLAAVRRAPYPVVGAVRGVALGGGMELLLHTDAAVIHAETRVGFPERQVGLFPAWSGPVRLLERFVELGVENPHRAAYEALLNVKPVPAINVDFWRDNDRVIMSPDHVVEQALELARELAEDYTPPQPAELELTSEELAYTEGSETDAAIGTALARVLTGEGSATEEELAERQVNAASDVLARQENSDRAEHMAKTRKPLKN; from the coding sequence ATGTCTTCGACCATCACCACAGCAGCAGTTCTCGGCGCCGGATCCATGGGCGCCGGCATCGCCGCGCTGCTCGCCAGCGGCGGCATCAAGGTTCACCTGTTGGATCTACCCGCCGACGGCGACGACCGCGACGCCCGCGCCCGCAAGGGCATCGAGACCCAGATCAAACGCCGCGGGTTCACCCGCCCCGAGTACGCCGAGCGCGTGATCCCTGGCAACACTGAAGACCACCTCGAGCGCCTGGCGGAGGCGGACTGGATCGTCGAGGCCGTCTTCGAAGACATCGACGTCAAGCGTGAGACCTACGCCAAGGTCGACGCCCACCGCCGCCCCGGCACCCCGGTGACCTCGAATACCTCTACCATCCCGCTGGATACCCTACTGCAGCAGGCCAGCGAAAAGTTCAAGGCCGACTTCGCCATCACCCACTTCTTCAACCCGCCGCGCGTGATGCGCTTAGTCGAGTTCGTCGAGGGCCCGGATACCCGCGACGAGGTCAAGCAGAAGCTGCGCCAGACCATTGAGCGGGACCTCGGCAAGGTGGTGGTGGATTGCCGCGATACCCCGGGCTTTATCGCCAACCGCATCGGCTCGTTCTGGATGGGGGTCGGCGCCCAGGTGGCCTTCGACCAGGGCATTGCCCCGGAGCAGGCCGACACCGCCTTCGGCAAGCCCTTCGGGGTGCCGCGCACCGGCATCTTCGGCCTCTTCGACTACATCGGCCTGCAGGTCGCGCCGCATATCTGGCATTCGCTGCTCGAGGCGCTGCCTGCCGACGACGCCATGCAGGACTACGGCGTGACCGACACTCCGCAGTTCCAGGAGCTCCTGGACAAGGGCTACACCGGGCGCACGGCCGACTCCGGCTTCTACCGCGGCCGCGACGAGGTCTACGACTTCAGCGCGGGAGACTACCGCCCGAAGCAGTCTTATGAGGTACCCAAGGATCCGAAGGAGCTCATGGCCTCCGGCACCCCGGAAGGCGACTACGCCCGCGAGGTCTTCCGCACCACCCTCAAGTACTGCTGCGATACCGCCACCGAGATCGCGGCGACGGTCGACCAGATCGACGCCGCCATGGAGTTGGGCTACGGCTGGAAGAAGGGCCCGTTCGCCCTAGCCGATGCGATCGGGCTGGATGACGTCGCCGCCCTCTACGACAGCCCGCCCGAGCTGCTCGAGGCCGCCCGCACCGCCGGTGGTTTCTACCCCGACGGCCAGGTCCTCGGCTCTGCGGGCACACCTCAGACACCGGTCGAGCGCGAGGGTGTTGTCCGCGTCGCCGAGCTCGTCGACGGTGCAGAGATCATCGCCCAGAACGAAGATGCCACGGTCTATCGCCTCGACGATGGCGTGGGCGTGTTCGTCTACACCACCCCGATGAACTCCTCGACCGACGAGGTCACCGAGCTATTCGGTCAGGCCGGCGACTGGGAGCTTAAGGCGCTCGTGATCGCCAACGACGAGGCCCGCGCCTTCTCTGCCGGCGCCAACCTGCCCAAGCTGGCTGAGATCTCCGGCCCGGATGGCGATGAAGCCGAGCGCAAAGCCACCATCCGTCGGGGCATCGATGGGCTGGCCGCTGTGCGACGCGCCCCCTACCCCGTCGTCGGCGCCGTCCGCGGCGTCGCCCTGGGCGGTGGCATGGAGCTGCTCCTGCACACCGACGCCGCAGTGATCCACGCCGAGACCCGCGTGGGCTTCCCCGAGCGCCAGGTGGGACTCTTCCCGGCCTGGTCCGGCCCGGTTCGCCTGCTGGAGCGCTTCGTCGAGCTGGGCGTGGAAAACCCGCACCGGGCCGCATACGAGGCGTTGCTCAACGTCAAGCCCGTCCCCGCGATCAACGTGGATTTCTGGCGTGACAACGACCGCGTGATCATGAGCCCCGACCACGTGGTGGAACAGGCACTCGAGCTGGCCCGCGAGCTGGCGGAAGACTACACGCCGCCGCAGCCCGCCGAGCTGGAGTTGACGAGCGAAGAGCTCGCCTACACCGAAGGCAGCGAGACCGACGCCGCCATCGGCACGGCCTTGGCCCGCGTACTCACCGGTGAGGGCAGCGCCACCGAGGAGGAGCTCGCCGAGCGCCAGGTCAACGCCGCCTCGGATGTCCTCGCCCGGCAGGAAAACAGCGACCGCGCCGAGCACATGGCGAAAACGCGCAAGCCGCTGAAGAACTAG
- a CDS encoding thiolase family protein — protein MIPPVYVTQAQRTPIGTFGGSLSKTSSIDLGTHVAKAVIEASGVGAENFDSSVWANVVTTGPRDMYTSRAVALEAGLPESSHAYGVNRLCGSGIQAAVSAAQQLLSEDARLSLVGGVEVMSQAPYSVEGMRQGRKMGDGKLVDWLSGALSDPMGHGIMGKTAENIAAKFGISRERQDEFALQSHNRAAEAIAQGRFDEQIVPVGEFTTDEHPRQTSAEKLARLRPSFSKDGSVTPGNSSGINDAAAALVMTGEEGLSEYGLEPMAKVISWGVAGCDPKYMGLGPTVAVPKALDKAGITLNDIKIIESNEAFAAQALAVSDELGFDNDKTNINGGAIALGHPIGATGVILITKLIHSLRDHGGGYGLVTACIGGGQGIALVLEV, from the coding sequence ATGATCCCACCCGTGTATGTGACGCAGGCTCAGCGGACCCCGATCGGCACCTTCGGGGGATCGCTGTCGAAAACCTCCAGCATCGATCTGGGCACGCATGTCGCCAAGGCCGTCATCGAGGCCTCCGGCGTGGGGGCAGAGAACTTCGATTCCTCCGTCTGGGCCAACGTCGTGACCACCGGCCCGCGCGATATGTACACCTCCCGCGCCGTGGCCCTGGAGGCCGGGCTGCCGGAAAGCTCGCACGCCTACGGCGTCAACCGCCTGTGCGGCTCCGGCATCCAGGCCGCTGTCAGCGCCGCGCAGCAGCTGCTCAGCGAGGACGCGCGTCTCTCGCTGGTCGGCGGCGTCGAGGTCATGAGCCAGGCCCCCTACTCGGTGGAAGGCATGCGCCAGGGCCGCAAGATGGGCGACGGTAAGCTCGTCGACTGGCTTTCCGGCGCGCTCAGCGACCCGATGGGCCACGGCATTATGGGCAAGACCGCCGAGAACATCGCGGCCAAGTTCGGCATCTCCCGTGAGCGTCAGGACGAGTTCGCGCTGCAGTCCCACAATCGCGCGGCTGAGGCCATCGCGCAGGGACGTTTCGACGAGCAGATCGTCCCCGTCGGCGAGTTCACCACCGACGAGCATCCGCGGCAGACCAGCGCGGAGAAGCTGGCGCGGTTGCGGCCGTCGTTTAGCAAGGACGGCTCGGTGACCCCGGGGAACTCCTCCGGAATTAACGACGCCGCCGCCGCGCTCGTGATGACGGGCGAGGAGGGCTTGAGCGAGTACGGCTTGGAGCCGATGGCGAAGGTCATCTCCTGGGGCGTGGCCGGCTGCGATCCGAAGTACATGGGCTTGGGCCCGACCGTCGCGGTGCCGAAGGCGCTGGACAAGGCGGGGATCACGCTCAACGACATCAAGATCATCGAGTCCAACGAGGCGTTCGCCGCCCAGGCGCTCGCCGTGTCCGACGAGCTGGGCTTCGACAACGACAAGACCAACATCAACGGCGGCGCCATCGCCTTAGGCCATCCAATCGGTGCGACCGGCGTCATCCTGATCACCAAGCTCATCCATTCCTTGCGCGATCACGGCGGGGGATACGGTCTGGTCACCGCGTGTATCGGCGGCGGCCAGGGAATCGCTTTAGTCCTGGAGGTGTAA
- the rsfS gene encoding ribosome silencing factor, with product MTASEKSIELAHVAARSAYERGGESIAVYDVSDVMAIADIFVVVTAGNERQVRAVVEEIEDGLTGVGSEPLRREGQNESRWVLLDYGQFVVHVQRSQEREFYGLDRLYADCPLIGIEGVENFERPGAYADDVDTRSVESIDDIPLAGDEV from the coding sequence TTGACCGCTTCTGAGAAATCCATCGAACTGGCCCACGTCGCCGCCCGCTCGGCGTATGAGCGCGGCGGCGAGTCGATCGCTGTCTACGACGTCTCCGACGTCATGGCGATCGCGGATATCTTCGTCGTCGTCACCGCGGGCAACGAACGCCAGGTCCGCGCGGTGGTCGAGGAGATCGAAGACGGGCTCACCGGCGTCGGCTCGGAGCCTCTGCGCCGCGAGGGCCAAAACGAAAGCCGCTGGGTGCTGCTCGATTATGGCCAGTTCGTCGTCCACGTCCAGCGCAGCCAGGAACGCGAGTTCTACGGGCTCGATCGCCTGTATGCGGACTGCCCGCTCATCGGGATAGAGGGCGTGGAGAACTTCGAGCGTCCCGGCGCATACGCCGACGATGTGGATACCCGAAGCGTCGAATCCATCGACGACATTCCGCTGGCGGGCGATGAGGTCTAG
- a CDS encoding acyl-CoA dehydrogenase family protein, which yields MTQSVSDILGATADYYQVFSDVSGDDLTWWAQAREFAEWVRPHINDAWEKAEYNIPAIEEAARRGLVRDTIDIDGERPMSIRANRLIEMELARCDASVATAVIVQAGLAMQSINLCGSQEQKQTYLGPMARMEIRGGFALTEPNHGSDSIALETTAVRDDDDWVLNGEKRWIGHGSVGHITVVWARMDDGEVGGFIVDQNAPGYEAETITGKASLRGIPQARITLNDVHVPDSRRLPKARSFRDTATVLGGTRVGVAWSALGIAIDCYEKALAYASQREQFGRPLVKNQIIQQRLADMLMDVTAMALYCKRLLALEESGEMTEKQAALAKVHNTRGARRVAANARDMLGGNGILLEHDVIRHMLDIESLHTYEGTDTIQSLIVGKTITGVSAYR from the coding sequence ATGACTCAGTCAGTTTCGGACATCCTCGGTGCCACCGCCGACTACTACCAGGTGTTTTCCGATGTCTCCGGCGACGACCTCACCTGGTGGGCCCAAGCCCGCGAGTTCGCCGAGTGGGTGCGCCCGCACATCAACGACGCCTGGGAGAAAGCCGAGTACAACATCCCCGCCATCGAGGAAGCCGCCCGGCGCGGGCTGGTGCGCGACACCATCGACATCGACGGCGAGCGTCCCATGTCGATCCGCGCCAACCGCCTCATCGAGATGGAGCTCGCGCGCTGCGACGCCTCGGTGGCCACCGCCGTGATCGTGCAGGCCGGCCTGGCGATGCAGTCGATCAACCTCTGCGGCTCGCAGGAGCAGAAGCAGACCTACCTCGGACCGATGGCGCGCATGGAGATCCGCGGCGGCTTCGCGCTCACCGAACCGAACCACGGCTCCGATTCCATCGCCCTGGAGACCACCGCGGTACGCGACGACGATGACTGGGTCTTAAACGGCGAGAAGCGCTGGATCGGCCACGGCTCGGTCGGCCACATCACCGTGGTGTGGGCGCGGATGGACGACGGCGAGGTCGGCGGCTTCATCGTCGACCAAAACGCACCGGGGTATGAGGCGGAGACGATCACGGGGAAGGCGTCGCTGCGCGGCATCCCGCAGGCACGCATCACACTTAACGACGTCCACGTCCCCGACTCCCGCCGCCTCCCTAAAGCGCGCAGCTTCCGCGATACCGCGACCGTCCTCGGCGGCACCCGGGTCGGCGTCGCCTGGTCGGCGCTCGGCATCGCCATCGACTGCTACGAAAAGGCCCTGGCCTATGCCTCGCAGCGCGAGCAGTTCGGCCGCCCGCTGGTGAAGAACCAGATCATCCAGCAGCGGCTGGCGGACATGCTCATGGACGTCACCGCCATGGCGCTGTACTGCAAGCGGCTTCTGGCGCTGGAGGAATCTGGCGAGATGACCGAGAAGCAGGCCGCGCTGGCGAAGGTCCACAACACCCGCGGCGCCCGGCGCGTGGCGGCGAACGCCCGCGACATGCTCGGCGGCAACGGCATCCTTCTGGAACACGACGTGATCCGCCACATGCTGGACATCGAATCGTTGCACACCTACGAGGGCACGGACACGATCCAGTCCCTCATCGTGGGCAAGACGATCACCGGTGTCAGCGCTTATCGTTAG
- a CDS encoding D-isomer specific 2-hydroxyacid dehydrogenase family protein, giving the protein MKFTMLPNPWDDVIDEVEGAGHHYTTDINEAEFLIFNGGKRAFPDPLPENIGFVQWPFAGVDDLIAKGILTEDVRWANAAGVYSKPVAEVALGLIISQYHYFKYPTVDGSFDSRDEIVDRQDWLFNDKTVALFGAGGIARELMRMLEPFGVRTIAVNRSGNEVAEADRTVAMDAADDVWGEADIVVLSLPLTDETRGLVDAEKFERMKNDALVINVGRGALIDHDDLVDALNEKKIAGAAMDVTAPEPLPAGHPLWSMPNVVISPHIAAPPTVARMLIGAQIIDNAAAFERGEKMPTEVDAAAGY; this is encoded by the coding sequence ATGAAATTCACCATGCTGCCTAATCCCTGGGACGACGTCATCGACGAGGTCGAAGGCGCCGGCCACCACTACACCACGGATATCAACGAAGCCGAGTTCCTCATCTTCAACGGCGGGAAGCGGGCCTTCCCCGATCCTTTGCCGGAGAACATCGGATTCGTGCAGTGGCCTTTCGCCGGCGTCGACGACCTGATCGCCAAGGGCATCCTCACCGAGGATGTGCGGTGGGCGAATGCCGCCGGCGTCTACTCCAAGCCGGTCGCCGAGGTCGCTTTAGGCCTCATCATCTCCCAGTACCACTACTTCAAGTACCCCACCGTGGACGGCTCCTTCGACTCGCGCGACGAGATCGTTGACCGCCAGGACTGGCTCTTCAACGACAAGACCGTCGCCCTCTTCGGCGCCGGCGGCATCGCCCGCGAGCTCATGCGGATGCTCGAGCCCTTCGGCGTGCGCACCATCGCGGTGAACCGCTCCGGCAACGAGGTCGCCGAGGCCGATAGGACCGTCGCCATGGACGCCGCCGACGACGTCTGGGGCGAGGCCGATATCGTCGTGCTCAGCCTCCCGCTGACTGATGAGACGCGCGGTCTCGTCGATGCCGAGAAGTTCGAGCGCATGAAAAACGACGCGCTGGTTATCAACGTCGGCCGCGGCGCGCTGATCGACCACGACGATCTGGTGGACGCCCTCAATGAGAAGAAGATCGCCGGCGCCGCGATGGACGTCACCGCCCCGGAGCCGCTGCCGGCGGGCCACCCGCTGTGGAGTATGCCGAACGTGGTGATCTCGCCGCACATCGCCGCCCCGCCGACGGTGGCTCGTATGCTCATCGGCGCGCAAATCATCGACAACGCCGCCGCGTTCGAGCGCGGCGAGAAGATGCCGACGGAGGTCGACGCCGCTGCGGGCTACTAG
- a CDS encoding glutamate-5-semialdehyde dehydrogenase: MNQREEVLSKAESAKSIAPRIATLTTPEKNDLLRAAAEALVKRSAEIIEANKADITAGEKAGMADSLIDRLRLDDNRIAGIADGLRQVASLSDPVGEVLQGRTMDNGIQMKQVRVPLGVMGMVYEARPNVTVDAFGLALKSGNVPLLRGSKSARRSNEKLVEILQDVAAAHDLPRETVQLLPCESHDSVKDLITARGLVDVVIPRGGAKLIDAVVTGATVLAIETGTGNCHFYIDRDAELDSAIEMLLNGKTRRCSVCNATEVVLIDVALDDADKKRIITALQETGVTVHGEVSELEAFGATDIVEATESDWTDEYLSFDIAAKVVEGIDGAVEHITRYSTGHTEAIASKNAYTCQQFANEIDAAAVMINASTAFTDGEVYGMGAEIGISTQKLHARGPMALPELTSTKWILEGTGHTRP, translated from the coding sequence ATGAATCAACGAGAAGAAGTTCTGTCCAAGGCCGAATCCGCCAAGTCGATCGCCCCGCGCATCGCCACGCTGACCACGCCCGAGAAGAACGATCTCCTCCGTGCCGCCGCCGAGGCCCTGGTGAAGCGCTCCGCGGAGATCATCGAGGCGAACAAGGCGGATATCACCGCCGGTGAAAAGGCCGGAATGGCCGACTCGCTCATCGACCGCCTGCGTCTCGACGACAACCGCATCGCCGGCATCGCCGACGGTTTGCGCCAGGTCGCCTCGCTGAGCGACCCCGTCGGCGAGGTCCTGCAGGGCCGCACCATGGATAACGGCATCCAGATGAAGCAGGTCCGCGTCCCCCTCGGCGTGATGGGCATGGTCTACGAGGCCCGCCCGAACGTCACCGTCGACGCCTTCGGCCTGGCGCTGAAGTCCGGCAACGTGCCGCTTCTGCGCGGCTCGAAATCGGCGCGCCGGTCGAACGAGAAGCTCGTCGAGATCTTGCAGGACGTCGCCGCCGCCCATGACCTGCCGCGCGAGACCGTCCAGCTGCTGCCGTGCGAGTCCCACGACTCGGTGAAGGACCTGATCACGGCGCGCGGGCTGGTGGATGTGGTCATCCCGCGCGGCGGGGCGAAGCTTATCGACGCCGTCGTCACCGGCGCGACCGTTCTCGCCATCGAGACCGGCACCGGTAACTGCCACTTCTACATCGACCGCGACGCGGAGTTGGATTCCGCGATCGAGATGCTGCTCAACGGCAAGACCCGCCGGTGCTCGGTGTGCAACGCCACCGAGGTGGTGCTCATCGACGTCGCGTTGGACGACGCCGACAAGAAGCGCATCATCACCGCGCTGCAGGAGACGGGCGTGACCGTCCACGGCGAGGTCTCCGAGCTCGAGGCCTTCGGCGCCACCGACATCGTCGAGGCCACCGAGAGTGACTGGACCGACGAGTACCTCTCCTTCGACATCGCCGCGAAGGTGGTCGAGGGTATCGACGGCGCCGTCGAGCACATCACCCGCTACAGCACCGGCCACACCGAGGCGATCGCGTCGAAGAACGCGTATACCTGCCAGCAGTTCGCCAACGAGATCGACGCGGCCGCCGTCATGATCAACGCGTCGACCGCGTTCACCGACGGCGAGGTCTACGGCATGGGCGCCGAGATCGGCATCTCCACCCAGAAGCTGCACGCCCGCGGCCCGATGGCCCTGCCGGAGCTGACCAGCACCAAGTGGATCCTCGAGGGCACTGGACACACCCGCCCGTGA